A genome region from Thermococcus gorgonarius includes the following:
- a CDS encoding TAXI family TRAP transporter solute-binding subunit has product MKMKALGLVAILVVALVASGCISSGGGEKVTIYTGGTSGVYFPLGSKYAEILNKNGIEAKAVTSGASVTNAKAIGEGKAQAAILQNDIAYYAYHGLYMFEGQAVKNIRGVAALYPETVQFVVRADSDIKSLQDLKGKKVAIGAPGSGTAVAAEQILKAAGVWDSIQKVNQKFSEAAQSLKLGQIDAAVIVSGAPTPAVNQIAVQTPVRVLPIPDDILDKLHQQGYIFYVRQVLPKDTYNGMTEDTPTVAVKAILAVSADLSDDLVYKMTKLLFDPANLEELHNVHAKTKFISLDTALDGMSIPLHPGAIKFYEEKGINVPDNIKP; this is encoded by the coding sequence ATGAAAATGAAAGCACTAGGTCTGGTTGCCATTTTGGTGGTTGCCCTAGTGGCAAGCGGTTGCATCAGCAGTGGTGGTGGAGAAAAAGTTACAATCTACACCGGTGGCACCAGTGGTGTCTATTTCCCACTTGGTTCAAAATACGCGGAGATACTCAATAAGAACGGCATTGAAGCTAAAGCAGTTACAAGTGGTGCGAGCGTTACCAACGCCAAGGCCATTGGGGAAGGAAAAGCTCAAGCTGCTATCCTTCAAAACGACATTGCCTATTATGCCTACCATGGGCTTTACATGTTCGAGGGGCAGGCTGTAAAGAACATACGTGGCGTTGCGGCACTCTACCCCGAGACAGTCCAGTTCGTCGTAAGGGCTGACAGCGACATAAAGAGTCTGCAGGATCTTAAAGGTAAGAAAGTCGCTATAGGTGCTCCCGGAAGTGGAACCGCGGTGGCCGCTGAGCAAATTCTTAAGGCCGCTGGCGTATGGGACAGCATACAGAAGGTCAACCAGAAGTTCAGTGAGGCAGCTCAGAGCCTTAAGCTTGGCCAGATAGATGCTGCCGTTATTGTGTCTGGTGCTCCAACGCCTGCAGTTAACCAGATAGCTGTACAGACCCCTGTCAGAGTTCTTCCAATTCCCGATGATATTCTCGACAAGCTTCACCAGCAGGGTTACATCTTCTACGTCAGGCAGGTACTTCCAAAGGACACGTACAACGGCATGACTGAGGACACCCCGACGGTTGCCGTTAAAGCCATTCTCGCTGTCAGTGCTGACCTCTCCGACGATCTTGTCTACAAAATGACCAAGCTTCTCTTTGATCCAGCTAACCTGGAGGAGCTCCACAATGTTCATGCTAAGACGAAGTTCATAAGTTTGGACACCGCTCTCGACGGTATGAGCATACCTCTCCACCCAGGAGCCATTAAATTCTACGAGGAGAAGGGCATAAATGTTCCAGACAACATCAAGCCGTGA
- a CDS encoding DUF1850 domain-containing protein, with product MRRRFLFLTALLVFLILSLTLPRKVLIINDGKLEKIYPLGSHLLVVEYVHSVERSRVIEILEVNKSGIYAVGMKWQDFGAGLPEDFQRWNGEWYEKKISIPLGKSLDFWFIPLNQANISVDGSLALAPRSDTLVKFEVKSCPLLLTTLRRC from the coding sequence TTGAGGAGACGTTTTCTTTTTTTAACGGCTCTCTTAGTTTTTTTAATATTGTCACTTACGCTCCCCAGAAAAGTCCTGATAATAAATGATGGCAAATTGGAGAAAATTTATCCCCTCGGGAGCCACTTGCTCGTTGTTGAGTACGTCCACAGCGTTGAGAGAAGCAGAGTAATCGAGATCCTGGAGGTCAATAAAAGCGGCATTTATGCCGTTGGGATGAAATGGCAAGACTTTGGTGCTGGCTTGCCCGAAGATTTCCAGAGGTGGAACGGGGAATGGTACGAGAAGAAAATCAGCATCCCCCTGGGGAAAAGCCTAGATTTCTGGTTTATTCCATTGAACCAGGCCAATATAAGCGTCGATGGGTCTCTAGCTCTAGCTCCTCGGTCTGATACACTGGTTAAGTTCGAAGTTAAATCTTGTCCCTTACTCTTGACGACTTTGAGGAGGTGCTGA